Proteins found in one Aneurinibacillus uraniidurans genomic segment:
- a CDS encoding AzlD domain-containing protein, with the protein MDVRWPILLIIIGSALVTFVPRVLPLMVLSRVQLPDWAMRWLHYIPIAVMASLVGQELFMSNGKLSPLTTNVELVAALPTFIVAGMTRSLLGTVVTGLVSIIIIRFIF; encoded by the coding sequence ATGGACGTAAGATGGCCTATTCTTCTCATTATTATCGGATCAGCACTTGTTACATTTGTCCCGCGAGTTCTTCCGTTAATGGTACTCAGCCGCGTTCAATTACCGGACTGGGCCATGCGCTGGTTACATTACATCCCGATTGCGGTTATGGCTTCTTTAGTCGGACAGGAATTGTTTATGTCTAATGGGAAACTGTCACCGCTTACGACAAATGTTGAACTAGTAGCTGCACTCCCAACTTTTATCGTGGCTGGCATGACACGCAGTTTGCTAGGGACTGTAGTCACAGGTCTTGTTTCCATCATCATAATACGGTTCATTTTTTGA
- a CDS encoding cell wall hydrolase — protein MKKQKFSLLLTLSLLTCAAPTVGLAESSAVMIDGKTVQSETLMKNDTMLVPARFFMNAGVTVQWSEAYQAVVLTKGNITISLPSQQSYADVLVRPGTTWHRDQLPSATTDRKDGTYIPLRYAAETLGMTVSYDAESQSASVHTASSGPVKILEAAPSPEAKDPAMHWLYQLTEAEAGGESLQGKTAVAASVLNRVKTPGWPKSVNDVIFEVTHVNGSDYYQYSPVLDKRIYNVTPSQETVKAVNLALRGTDPSKQAVIFYNPEKTANQWVRSREVTTVIGDHIFAK, from the coding sequence ATGAAAAAACAAAAATTCAGCTTATTACTCACACTTTCATTATTGACTTGTGCAGCACCGACGGTAGGATTGGCGGAATCTTCTGCCGTTATGATCGATGGAAAAACGGTACAATCGGAAACATTGATGAAAAACGATACGATGCTCGTTCCGGCCCGATTTTTCATGAATGCAGGGGTTACCGTTCAATGGAGCGAAGCCTATCAGGCAGTCGTACTTACAAAAGGCAACATCACAATCAGTTTGCCATCACAACAATCATATGCGGACGTGCTCGTACGTCCAGGCACAACGTGGCACCGCGACCAGTTGCCTTCCGCTACAACCGACCGCAAAGATGGAACATACATACCGCTTCGCTACGCTGCGGAAACACTCGGCATGACTGTCTCATATGACGCTGAAAGTCAGTCTGCTTCGGTTCACACGGCTTCTTCAGGACCGGTTAAGATACTAGAAGCAGCACCTTCACCTGAAGCAAAAGATCCAGCTATGCACTGGCTGTATCAATTGACAGAAGCAGAAGCGGGAGGAGAGTCGCTTCAGGGGAAAACGGCGGTAGCCGCTTCCGTCCTGAATCGCGTCAAAACACCTGGCTGGCCCAAGTCTGTAAATGATGTTATCTTTGAAGTAACACATGTGAATGGTTCGGACTATTATCAGTACTCACCTGTGCTTGATAAGCGTATTTATAACGTAACACCGTCTCAAGAAACCGTTAAGGCTGTTAATCTCGCGCTGCGCGGTACAGATCCAAGTAAACAAGCTGTCATCTTCTACAATCCTGAAAAGACAGCGAACCAGTGGGTGCGCAGCCGTGAAGTTACCACAGTCATTGGAGATCACATCTTCGCTAAATAA
- a CDS encoding class I SAM-dependent methyltransferase — protein MSTGKYLQYLWRDKYIASITPTSLSCVQQVCRTIDFSHRQVIIEYGPGLGVFTDYLAERLSDDSLLLLIERNDNFSDQLTNKYRTDSRIHVYHDSAEHVQSLLAESGEAQADLVLSGIPFSFFPDQVRDTIVRSTREVLKDDGMFLAYQTFFQRDVHLKIYMERYFSRVRDTYYLRNLPPMRLYEALP, from the coding sequence ATGAGCACAGGAAAGTATCTCCAATATTTGTGGCGCGATAAGTATATTGCATCGATTACGCCAACTTCACTTTCATGTGTGCAGCAAGTATGCCGCACGATTGATTTTTCACACAGACAAGTCATCATCGAATACGGGCCTGGGCTAGGCGTTTTTACCGACTATCTAGCTGAGCGACTATCCGATGACTCCTTACTTCTGCTGATTGAGCGCAATGATAACTTTTCTGACCAACTTACGAATAAATATCGAACAGATTCTCGCATTCATGTTTATCATGATAGTGCAGAGCATGTTCAATCCCTCCTAGCGGAATCAGGTGAAGCACAGGCCGACCTTGTGCTATCAGGCATTCCATTTTCTTTTTTTCCCGATCAAGTTCGAGACACAATCGTTCGCTCTACACGTGAGGTACTCAAAGACGACGGCATGTTCCTTGCGTATCAGACTTTTTTTCAACGAGATGTTCATCTTAAAATATATATGGAGCGCTATTTTTCACGAGTGCGGGATACATATTATTTGCGAAATCTTCCCCCAATGCGCCTGTACGAGGCGCTCCCATGA
- a CDS encoding MarR family winged helix-turn-helix transcriptional regulator gives MPTDQVITNFMQALRRTLRASQQILNRDANIYNLTIPQVRVLHALYTSGSKSLAELSKQIDTSISSTSGVIDRLERMELVIRTRDKEDRRKVWITLSDSCRTLMERFPISQAEVLRPYFAKEEEVTFIDLTHQLLVLAERMEQDILNKKNKGGTE, from the coding sequence ATGCCCACAGATCAAGTCATTACGAATTTCATGCAGGCACTGCGTCGAACATTGCGTGCTTCTCAGCAAATTTTGAACCGAGATGCAAATATATACAACTTAACCATCCCGCAGGTCCGTGTTCTCCATGCGCTGTATACGAGCGGTTCGAAGTCGCTTGCAGAATTGAGTAAACAGATTGATACGTCTATCAGTTCAACTAGTGGGGTAATCGATCGACTAGAACGCATGGAGCTAGTGATACGAACACGTGATAAAGAAGACAGACGCAAAGTCTGGATTACACTTAGTGATTCATGTCGAACTTTAATGGAAAGATTTCCAATATCACAGGCGGAAGTTTTGCGTCCGTATTTTGCAAAAGAAGAGGAAGTAACGTTTATTGACTTAACACATCAGCTGCTCGTACTAGCCGAACGAATGGAACAAGATATCCTAAACAAGAAAAACAAAGGAGGGACCGAATGA
- a CDS encoding efflux RND transporter periplasmic adaptor subunit — protein sequence MKRMVSSIVSMLVVLLLVGGIFYMINNRSNYLETDNARITADLQPVGVAAAGKLQAWNVNVGDTVTQGDALGTETSGTSTTHVSITAPLTGTVIQTNATAGQIIAPGQPLAMIADLSKMHVSAYIDENTISDVRVGQQVDVYVDADPNLTLNGRVSSIGQTAGTFLSPSVVSGSTNRDTKQTQRVPVSITVDNLQTNGIVPGMNASIRIHK from the coding sequence ATGAAACGAATGGTGAGCAGCATTGTTTCTATGCTCGTTGTACTGTTACTTGTAGGCGGCATATTTTACATGATCAATAATCGTTCCAATTATCTTGAGACGGATAATGCCCGCATCACAGCTGATCTACAGCCAGTAGGGGTAGCAGCTGCGGGTAAACTGCAGGCCTGGAACGTGAATGTCGGAGATACAGTCACGCAAGGAGACGCACTTGGTACCGAGACAAGCGGAACATCAACGACACACGTATCCATTACAGCCCCGCTAACCGGAACTGTCATTCAGACGAATGCGACAGCCGGACAAATCATAGCACCGGGGCAACCACTGGCCATGATCGCAGATCTGTCTAAAATGCATGTCTCTGCTTATATTGATGAAAATACCATTTCAGATGTCCGTGTCGGCCAGCAGGTCGATGTATATGTAGACGCGGATCCCAATCTCACCTTGAATGGACGCGTAAGCAGCATTGGTCAGACGGCAGGAACATTCCTGAGTCCAAGCGTAGTATCTGGCAGTACAAACCGTGACACCAAGCAAACGCAACGAGTTCCGGTGAGCATTACGGTAGACAATTTGCAGACTAACGGAATTGTACCAGGGATGAACGCATCCATCCGCATTCATAAATAA
- a CDS encoding HlyD family secretion protein codes for MSRARFLIMNFVAFLVIILLAIGSYTYYYKSANYITTDDAKVSGKIVPLAALTGGKLTDWSGTEGTSFSAGATLGKITSPQESIDITAPIDGTIVQNKVTNGQMVAPGQSLGQMVNMKQLYIEANIEETSIKDVKKGAEVDVTFDVNPNTTFKGKVEQIGLATNSMFSLLPPQNASGNYTKVTQHVPVRISIDSYPAEAVPGMNATIRIHK; via the coding sequence ATGAGTCGTGCACGCTTTTTGATTATGAACTTTGTCGCGTTTCTTGTCATTATCCTTCTAGCCATCGGGAGCTATACGTACTACTATAAATCCGCTAACTATATTACAACGGATGACGCCAAGGTTTCTGGAAAAATCGTTCCCCTCGCAGCTCTGACTGGTGGCAAATTGACAGACTGGAGTGGAACAGAAGGAACTTCATTCTCCGCTGGTGCAACCCTTGGAAAAATTACATCCCCTCAAGAATCAATTGATATTACGGCGCCAATAGACGGCACCATTGTCCAGAACAAAGTAACAAATGGGCAGATGGTAGCACCCGGACAATCGCTCGGTCAAATGGTGAACATGAAACAATTGTATATTGAAGCAAACATCGAAGAGACCTCCATTAAAGATGTGAAGAAAGGGGCAGAAGTAGACGTAACCTTCGATGTAAACCCGAATACGACCTTTAAAGGAAAAGTAGAACAAATCGGACTGGCGACGAACTCTATGTTTTCACTACTGCCGCCGCAAAATGCGAGTGGTAACTACACCAAAGTAACACAGCATGTACCGGTTCGCATTTCCATCGACAGTTATCCAGCAGAAGCTGTACCTGGCATGAATGCAACCATCCGGATTCATAAATAA
- a CDS encoding DHA2 family efflux MFS transporter permease subunit: MAEEHRSSYIPLLSIMILGLFLAILNQTLLNVAIPHLITEFNVAATTAQWLLTGYMLVNGVLIPLAAFLIERFGIRRLFLSAMIFFTAGSLVCGMAPTFSILLIGRLIQAVGGGVLMPLVMTIMLSVFPPEVRGKGMGILGLALMFAPAIGPTLSGWVMEHYSWRVLFYGIAPLGALVIVAAFVLLRDTTTPKKVPLDIPGTITSVIGVGSLLYGLSEAGSKGWSSAIVLTTLIIGVVMIAAFVVLQLNSTRPMLDFRIFKYDMFSLSNIISVIVTVAMYSGMFLLPIYLQNLRGFTALESGLLMLPGAVIMGIMSPISGTLFDKFGPRPLALIGMFITTVTTYEFTKLTLETSYSFILIIYMIRSFGMSFLMMPIMTAGLNQLPETKNSHGTSMSNTLRQVSGSLGISIFTTIFSTRTIIHLNTLGEAANTMDPSFSTSFQSLVQSIMAETGASAAQAQSQAAAGLFGQASQQASILGLSDSFLWATGVAFVGFVLSFFLRDVRKDTTARIEKVVPIEDDRRKLGTGPA; this comes from the coding sequence ATGGCAGAAGAACATCGGTCAAGCTATATCCCGCTGCTGTCTATTATGATACTCGGTCTGTTCCTGGCAATTTTGAACCAGACGCTGTTAAACGTAGCCATTCCACACTTAATTACGGAATTTAACGTTGCAGCAACGACTGCACAGTGGCTTTTGACCGGCTATATGTTAGTAAACGGAGTATTAATCCCGTTAGCTGCGTTTTTGATTGAGCGCTTCGGCATTCGTCGGTTGTTCTTATCCGCCATGATATTTTTTACGGCTGGTTCGCTCGTATGTGGAATGGCACCGACATTTTCCATCTTATTAATCGGGCGTTTAATTCAGGCAGTAGGTGGCGGAGTGTTAATGCCGCTTGTTATGACGATTATGCTGTCCGTATTTCCACCTGAGGTTCGCGGTAAAGGAATGGGGATTCTGGGCCTGGCGCTGATGTTTGCGCCTGCGATCGGGCCAACGCTATCCGGCTGGGTAATGGAGCATTACAGCTGGCGCGTTCTATTTTACGGCATCGCTCCACTTGGTGCCCTCGTAATTGTGGCAGCTTTTGTGTTGCTTCGTGACACGACTACGCCTAAAAAAGTACCACTGGATATTCCAGGGACCATCACATCCGTGATTGGGGTTGGGTCCTTGCTGTACGGATTAAGTGAAGCAGGTTCAAAAGGGTGGAGCAGCGCGATCGTACTGACAACACTCATTATTGGTGTCGTGATGATCGCAGCCTTTGTGGTGTTACAGCTCAACTCAACTCGCCCGATGCTTGATTTCAGGATTTTCAAATACGATATGTTCTCACTGTCTAATATCATCAGTGTCATCGTAACCGTCGCGATGTACTCCGGCATGTTCTTGCTTCCGATCTATTTGCAAAACTTGCGCGGCTTTACAGCACTTGAGTCCGGTTTGCTCATGCTGCCGGGTGCCGTTATTATGGGGATTATGTCTCCGATTTCCGGCACGCTATTTGATAAATTCGGACCGCGTCCGCTGGCGCTGATCGGGATGTTTATTACAACGGTGACAACGTATGAATTTACAAAGCTTACGTTAGAGACAAGCTATTCATTTATTTTGATCATCTATATGATTCGTTCGTTCGGAATGTCTTTCTTGATGATGCCGATTATGACCGCAGGCTTAAATCAATTGCCTGAAACGAAAAACAGTCACGGCACCTCGATGTCGAATACGCTTCGTCAGGTGTCCGGCTCACTCGGGATTAGTATCTTTACTACGATTTTCAGCACCCGGACGATTATACACTTAAATACACTTGGGGAAGCGGCGAATACGATGGATCCTTCGTTCTCGACTTCGTTCCAATCACTCGTACAATCCATTATGGCAGAAACAGGTGCTTCTGCGGCACAGGCACAATCACAGGCGGCAGCAGGGCTGTTTGGACAAGCCAGTCAACAAGCTTCGATCCTTGGCCTGTCTGATTCGTTTCTATGGGCCACAGGTGTCGCGTTTGTTGGATTTGTTTTGAGCTTTTTCCTACGTGATGTACGAAAGGATACAACAGCAAGAATTGAGAAAGTTGTTCCAATCGAAGATGATCGTCGCAAACTCGGGACCGGTCCAGCGTAA
- a CDS encoding MBL fold metallo-hydrolase: MVRKRYENLDKIQNKHGFTEVRHRWRERKQQKKDLSYVVPQAANKQAAWLSANRSEPSITWIGHSTFLIQLNGCNILTDPVWAKRMGLEKRLSEPGLRLDQLPPIDVVLISHGHYDHLDIGTLKRLPSSPVYLAPEGLGRLLTRRGFTHVHEFVWWEKMSYNGCTFTFVPAQHWVRRGLWDINTSHWGGWVIQADGEPSVYFVGDTGYFRGFTEIGKRFAIDTVLMPIGAYEPEWFMQVAHINPEDAVQAFCELHARTFIPMHYGAFRLADDTAAEALHRLRATWDEQNLSADRLRVLQLGETWKPSI; the protein is encoded by the coding sequence ATGGTACGCAAACGTTATGAAAATCTGGATAAAATTCAAAACAAACATGGATTTACAGAGGTGAGACACCGGTGGCGTGAACGGAAGCAGCAGAAAAAAGATCTGTCTTATGTTGTGCCACAGGCAGCAAATAAGCAAGCAGCATGGCTGTCTGCGAATCGAAGCGAGCCATCTATTACATGGATCGGACACTCAACATTTCTTATTCAGCTGAATGGATGTAACATTTTGACTGATCCGGTATGGGCGAAGCGGATGGGATTGGAAAAACGGCTGTCAGAGCCAGGGCTTCGTCTCGATCAGCTTCCCCCAATTGATGTGGTATTGATCTCACATGGACATTACGATCATCTTGATATCGGTACACTCAAACGTTTGCCTAGTTCTCCGGTTTATCTCGCGCCGGAAGGCCTTGGCCGTTTGCTTACACGCCGTGGATTTACACACGTACATGAATTTGTCTGGTGGGAGAAGATGTCGTATAACGGGTGTACATTCACCTTCGTTCCAGCTCAACATTGGGTACGACGAGGACTGTGGGATATAAATACGTCACATTGGGGCGGCTGGGTTATACAGGCAGATGGCGAGCCTTCTGTATACTTTGTTGGGGATACGGGCTATTTTCGCGGGTTTACGGAGATCGGAAAACGATTTGCCATTGATACGGTATTAATGCCGATTGGCGCATACGAGCCAGAGTGGTTTATGCAGGTAGCTCATATTAATCCTGAAGATGCAGTCCAAGCGTTTTGCGAGCTGCATGCTCGGACCTTTATTCCGATGCACTATGGGGCATTTCGGCTCGCGGATGATACTGCGGCAGAAGCACTGCATCGTCTTAGAGCCACCTGGGATGAGCAAAATCTATCCGCTGATCGTTTGCGTGTGTTGCAACTCGGAGAGACATGGAAGCCAAGTATATGA
- a CDS encoding ArsR/SmtB family transcription factor — translation MENFQRFEAKARLLKALSHPVRLCITRGLLENGACNVTKIHCGLNMPQSTISQHLLKLKEAGIIHGERKGVEIFYSISSDEMRELIRALKLD, via the coding sequence ATGGAAAATTTTCAGCGATTCGAAGCAAAAGCACGATTACTAAAAGCGCTGTCCCATCCGGTTCGTCTCTGCATTACCCGTGGACTGTTAGAGAATGGTGCTTGCAACGTCACCAAAATTCATTGTGGTCTTAATATGCCACAGTCAACCATTTCTCAACACTTGCTCAAATTAAAGGAGGCAGGCATTATTCACGGAGAACGCAAAGGCGTTGAGATTTTTTACTCGATTTCCAGTGATGAGATGCGAGAGTTGATTCGCGCATTAAAGCTGGACTAA
- a CDS encoding CoA-disulfide reductase gives MKPKKIVIVGGVAGGATAAARLRRLDETAEIVLFERGEHISFANCGLPYYIGETITSRKALLVQTVEGMSKKFNMDIRNRSEVVRINRDTKTVTVHNLGTGETYDESYDVLILSPGAKPIIPTIPGIDEAEQLFTLRNIPDTDRIKEYVDTHKPARAVIVGGGFIGLEMAENLHDRGVAVTLVQRGNQVMTSIDYELAAMLHTHMQEKGVDLILEDEVETFEDRGRTVNLKSGRRIATDMILLAIGVEPESQLAKDAGLALGVRNAIKVNATLQTTDPSIYAIGDAIEVTDFVSGKPTMIPLAWPANRQGRLVADHINGLDAAYRGTMGTSIAKVFDLTVASTGMNEKALQRLDLPYEAVHIHPNSHAGYYPGASPISLKLLFNREDGTIYGAQAVGRDGVDKRIDVIAVAIKAGMTVHDLPDLELSYAPPYSSAKDPVNMAGYVALNIMDGLNDIVQWHQIDDIVADGGLLIDVREPIEREMGFIPGSINIPLGDIRERMDEIPKEKPVYVSCQVGLRGYLAARILRQYGYQVYNVDGGYKTYSNAFQPQKHQPVVTNDSGVAEIKGETQVVNTDAQPIEATVTLSVNACGLQCPGPIMQVYENMQSLNDGDILEVKATDPGFARDIAAWCKNTGNTLVSSEFDQNTCIVQIRKGCDASQAVCNLSAGGTQENATLVVFSGDLDKAMASFIIASGAAAMGKKVTMFFTFWGLNILRRPDAPKVEKDSMEKMFGMMMPKGAGALPLSKMNMGGMGTVMMKKVMSKKNVDDLDTLIANAKRAGVKMIACTMSMDVMGIKAEEFIDGVELGGVATYLGETEGSGLNLFI, from the coding sequence ATGAAACCGAAAAAAATTGTCATTGTAGGCGGAGTAGCAGGGGGAGCTACAGCAGCAGCTCGCCTGCGTCGTCTAGATGAAACCGCAGAGATTGTGTTATTTGAGCGGGGGGAACACATTTCGTTTGCGAACTGTGGGCTGCCGTACTATATCGGTGAGACCATCACAAGCCGCAAAGCACTGCTTGTGCAAACTGTGGAAGGAATGTCAAAAAAATTCAACATGGACATTCGCAATCGAAGTGAGGTCGTTCGCATTAACCGGGATACGAAAACCGTAACGGTTCATAATCTTGGGACAGGGGAGACGTATGACGAGAGCTATGATGTACTGATTCTCTCACCAGGCGCTAAACCGATTATCCCTACAATCCCGGGCATAGACGAGGCGGAGCAGTTGTTCACCCTCCGCAATATTCCAGATACAGATCGAATTAAAGAGTACGTCGATACACATAAACCTGCTCGTGCTGTGATTGTCGGCGGCGGCTTCATCGGGCTGGAGATGGCTGAGAACTTACATGATCGTGGGGTAGCAGTTACGCTCGTACAGCGCGGCAACCAAGTAATGACTTCCATTGATTATGAACTGGCCGCTATGCTGCACACCCATATGCAAGAAAAAGGCGTCGATCTCATTTTAGAAGATGAAGTGGAAACATTCGAAGATCGCGGGCGTACCGTGAACTTAAAAAGCGGACGCCGTATCGCAACCGATATGATCCTGCTTGCAATTGGCGTTGAGCCGGAGAGCCAGCTTGCTAAAGACGCCGGACTTGCACTCGGTGTACGTAACGCGATCAAAGTAAACGCCACCTTGCAGACGACAGACCCAAGCATTTATGCGATTGGAGACGCCATTGAAGTCACCGACTTCGTAAGCGGCAAACCGACAATGATTCCACTCGCATGGCCAGCCAATCGCCAGGGACGTCTGGTGGCGGATCATATTAACGGATTGGACGCAGCGTATCGCGGAACGATGGGAACGTCCATTGCGAAAGTATTCGATCTCACCGTTGCTTCAACTGGAATGAACGAAAAAGCTTTGCAGCGCTTGGATCTTCCGTATGAAGCTGTTCACATTCACCCAAATTCACATGCCGGATACTATCCAGGTGCGTCTCCAATCTCCTTGAAACTTCTGTTCAATCGAGAAGATGGCACCATCTACGGAGCACAAGCCGTAGGGCGGGATGGTGTCGATAAACGAATTGACGTGATCGCAGTCGCGATTAAAGCAGGCATGACCGTACACGATCTGCCAGATCTTGAGCTCTCATATGCACCACCGTATTCCTCTGCCAAAGATCCGGTCAATATGGCAGGCTATGTTGCCTTAAATATTATGGACGGTTTAAACGACATTGTGCAGTGGCATCAAATCGATGACATTGTAGCGGACGGCGGTCTGTTAATTGATGTACGGGAGCCGATCGAACGAGAAATGGGCTTTATCCCAGGCTCGATTAACATCCCGCTTGGTGACATTCGAGAGCGGATGGACGAAATTCCAAAAGAAAAGCCTGTCTACGTATCCTGCCAGGTCGGCTTACGCGGCTATCTCGCAGCCCGCATCCTGCGTCAGTACGGCTATCAGGTATATAACGTAGATGGTGGTTACAAAACATACAGCAACGCATTCCAGCCACAAAAGCATCAACCCGTGGTCACAAATGATAGCGGAGTAGCCGAAATAAAAGGAGAGACACAAGTAGTGAATACAGACGCCCAACCAATCGAAGCGACCGTAACGCTTTCTGTGAATGCATGCGGCTTGCAATGCCCAGGGCCGATCATGCAAGTATATGAAAACATGCAAAGTCTCAACGACGGCGACATCCTCGAAGTAAAAGCAACCGATCCAGGTTTTGCCCGCGACATTGCCGCATGGTGCAAAAATACCGGCAATACGCTCGTATCGTCTGAATTCGACCAAAACACCTGTATCGTTCAGATTCGCAAAGGATGCGATGCCTCACAGGCTGTATGTAACCTATCCGCAGGAGGCACACAGGAAAACGCAACACTCGTTGTATTCAGCGGTGATCTAGATAAAGCAATGGCTTCGTTCATTATCGCATCCGGTGCCGCAGCGATGGGTAAGAAAGTGACCATGTTTTTCACCTTCTGGGGGCTGAATATACTACGTCGTCCTGATGCTCCAAAAGTTGAAAAAGATTCGATGGAGAAAATGTTCGGCATGATGATGCCAAAAGGAGCAGGTGCACTGCCGCTATCTAAAATGAATATGGGCGGTATGGGAACCGTTATGATGAAGAAAGTAATGAGCAAGAAAAACGTTGACGATCTCGATACGCTGATTGCTAACGCGAAACGAGCAGGTGTAAAAATGATTGCCTGCACGATGAGTATGGATGTGATGGGCATTAAAGCTGAAGAATTCATTGACGGAGTCGAACTAGGCGGCGTCGCTACCTACCTTGGCGAAACAGAAGGCTCTGGCCTAAATTTATTTATCTAA
- a CDS encoding NAD(P)/FAD-dependent oxidoreductase codes for MKQIVVVGAGYAGISFLHTVLSFIPEDVQITVLDRLPCHTIKPEYYALASGSLNEKKVKAPFPVHERVTYIQDEIQELRIFNHEVVCANQTVKFDQLIFALGCIDNHFNVPWADEYTESIQTFSKAMKTRQKIDALHEEGHVVIIGGGLSGVEFASDLREQHPKLRITMLERSNQVLPTLPERIRNYVRQHLDDHHIDVMTDISVVMIDDKQVYYGAERKTLPYDVCVWTAGIMPHPLSNSLLAYSNADRMNRIAVKENYELPYYHNIFVIGDCAASEFAPSAQLAHIQGVQLGEFFLSEWYETEYKPAPIKLKGVLGYLGKKTGFGLVNDNVLLGKVPNVIKSGVLWMHKHHMG; via the coding sequence ATGAAACAGATCGTCGTAGTAGGAGCCGGCTATGCCGGTATTTCATTTTTGCACACCGTGCTGTCATTTATTCCAGAAGACGTTCAGATTACGGTACTAGATCGACTGCCCTGTCATACCATTAAACCGGAATACTATGCACTAGCCAGTGGTTCATTAAACGAAAAAAAAGTAAAGGCTCCGTTTCCCGTACATGAACGGGTGACCTACATACAGGATGAAATTCAGGAACTGCGGATTTTCAACCACGAAGTCGTGTGTGCAAATCAGACCGTAAAATTTGACCAGCTGATCTTTGCGCTTGGCTGCATTGATAATCATTTCAATGTGCCGTGGGCCGATGAGTATACGGAAAGCATCCAAACGTTTAGCAAGGCGATGAAAACACGCCAGAAAATTGATGCGCTTCATGAGGAAGGCCATGTCGTCATTATCGGTGGTGGGTTATCTGGCGTCGAATTCGCAAGTGATCTGCGCGAACAGCATCCGAAGCTACGAATTACGATGCTTGAACGCTCTAATCAGGTGCTTCCAACATTACCGGAGCGCATTCGCAACTACGTGCGCCAGCACCTTGATGATCATCACATTGATGTAATGACCGATATTAGCGTAGTGATGATTGATGATAAACAGGTGTATTATGGAGCGGAGCGAAAGACGCTGCCATACGATGTATGTGTGTGGACTGCTGGGATTATGCCGCATCCGCTGTCAAATTCGCTTCTGGCGTACAGCAACGCTGATCGAATGAACCGAATTGCTGTCAAGGAAAACTACGAGCTGCCGTATTACCATAATATTTTTGTGATCGGGGATTGCGCTGCTTCAGAATTTGCGCCAAGCGCCCAGCTTGCACATATTCAAGGGGTTCAGTTAGGAGAATTTTTCCTTTCTGAATGGTATGAAACTGAGTATAAACCAGCACCAATCAAGCTGAAAGGTGTTTTGGGGTATTTAGGTAAAAAGACTGGCTTTGGCCTGGTGAATGACAACGTGTTACTTGGTAAGGTACCGAATGTAATTAAGTCTGGTGTGCTATGGATGCATAAACATCATATGGGATAA